A window of Palaemon carinicauda isolate YSFRI2023 chromosome 27, ASM3689809v2, whole genome shotgun sequence contains these coding sequences:
- the LOC137620849 gene encoding zinc finger MYM-type protein 1-like, translating to MDIQSLKNFANLPRQDKLLILKKGRPKPDLKDLKQQKGTKVVRKFRTSFYSKKEWLCGCNVTNRLYCFPCLLFSESDSVWRTTGFYDLNNIHMASSKHERSLFHYEAQVALKTFGSKRNDTGADKQNKADVETHNRKVRGNRAILRKIISATCFLLKQELPFRGNNETPSSSNRGNYIELLNYTAKFDDKLAHHLQSSTVFSGISNKIQNDLIEAIVTVVEENIKEEIAKSQFVAILLDEANEDSNSCSSQCSVAFRYLLNGEIIETFVGFGEIGDRTGDSLIECIFTHLDKYSCADKLVALSFDGALVMSSHLSDVETKVRQRAPSALFTHCYAHNLNILLSQSATFIPECTAFFKTVGSLTSFFSQSVKKRECLDEIVQKRVPTARQTRWASNSKLVRTILRYHKDLCTLFDDMNRNPLSWDSDSLVKSSGFRHWLTQESTYFLLTIYDQVFDKTHPVNKIHKGTDTDIRNCIEKVSEAIIALEELSDKFEDIYAKFEESYRENCTEKVGETVNGHEDPSYKFEEFCPENDLVIAESCTKPPATDERKRIFDLIVSDVIMHLDARINSLKKLQFISLVGNKNFANQSFELDCGVLKNLGESYGQLFDLPRLKDDLNAISNVLVFHDMPMQDLITFMVKHELVQTFPEAAKMIQLALTIPATRISAERASSALSRIRSCTRSSMKKERLSALALVAIEKGRLVKMEQSSSYDFHEKVIDIFASHKGRRLEFMYK from the coding sequence ATGGATATCCAGTCTCTCAAGAATTTTGCCAATCTGCCTCGCCAGGACAAACTTCTCATTCTTAAAAAAGGTAGGCCGAAGCCAGATCTAAAAGACTTGAAGCAGCAGAAAGGAACAAAAGTAGTTCGAAAGTTTAGAACCAGTTTCTATAGCAAAAAAGAATGGCTGTGCGGTTGCAATGTAACAAACAGACTCTATTGTTTCCCGTGCCTTTTATTTTCTGAAAGTGACAGTGTTTGGAGAACGACGGGATTCTACGATTTGAATAATATTCACATGGCCTCATCCAAGCACGAGAGATCGCTCTTCCATTACGAGGCTCAAGTAGCTCTGAAAACGTTCGGATCCAAGAGAAACGACACTGGCGCCGATAAGCAGAACAAAGCAGACGTTGAAACCCACAACAGAAAAGTGAGGGGGAACAGGGCCATCCTAAGAAAGATTATATCTGCCACTTGCTTCTTGCTCAAACAAGAACTGCCATTTCGCGGGAATAACGAAACTCCGTCATCTTCAAATCGTGGGAACTACATCGAGTTGCTAAACTATACTGCGAAATTCGACGACAAATTGGCGCATCATTTGCAGTCGTCGACCGTGTTTTCTGGTATTTCTAATAAGATACAGAACGACTTGATTGAAGCGATAGTCACAGTCGTTGAAGAAAACATTAAAGAGGAGATCGCCAAATCACAATTCGTCGCTATTTTATTAGACGAAGCGAACGAAGATTCAAACTCCTGCTCATCTCAGTGTTCCGTGGCTTTTAGGTACCTGTTGAACGGGGAGATTATAGAAACTTTCGTAGGATTCGGAGAAATTGGAGATAGAACAGGCGATTCTTTAATCGAATGCATATTTACACATTTAGACAAATACAGCTGTGCCGATAAGCTCGTGGCGCTGTCATTCGATGGGGCCTTGGTAATGTCATCTCATCTAAGTGACGTTGAGACCAAAGTACGCCAAAGGGCCCCGTCGGCTCTATTCACGCACTGTTACGCCCACAATTTGAACATTCTCCTGTCTCAGTCGGCGACATTCATACCAGAATGTACAGCATTTTTCAAAACCGTCGGGAGCCTGACATCGTTTTTCAGCCAGTCGGTGAAGAAAAGAGAGTGTCTCGATGAGATTGTACAAAAGCGAGTCCCAACCGCCAGGCAGACCAGATGGGCCTCCAACTCGAAGCTGGTGCGGACCATTCTGCGGTATCACAAGGACCTTTGCACCCTGTTTGACGACATGAACCGTAATCCTTTGTCGTGGGACTCGGACTCTTTAGTGAAGAGCAGTGGATTTCGACACTGGCTAACTCAAGAATCGACCTATTTCCTCCTCACGATTTATGATCAAGTTTTTGATAAGACACATCCGGTGAATAAAATACACAAGGGGACGGATACCGATATTCGCAATTGCATCGAAAAAGTCAGTGAAGCTATTATTGCTCTGGAAGAGCTAAGTGATAAGTTTGAAGACATCTACGCAAAATTTGAAGAATCTTACAGGGAAAATTGCACCGAAAAAGTAGGTGAAACTGTCAATGGTCACGAAGATCCAAGTTATAAGTTTGAAGAATTCTGCCCGGAGAATGATTTGGTCATAGCAGAAAGCTGCACTAAACCTCCAGCTACGgatgaaagaaaaagaatatttgacTTGATTGTGAGTGATGTTATAATGCATTTAGACGCGAGAATCAACAGCTTgaaaaaattacagtttatatcGCTTGTCGGCAACAAGAACTTCGCCAACCAATCGTTTGAGCTCGACTGCGGTGTTCTGAAAAACTTGGGAGAAAGTTACGGCCAATTATTCGACCTCCCTCGACTCAAAGACGATCTGAATGCGATTTCTAATGTGTTGGTATTCCATGACATGCCAATGCAAGACCTTATCACATTCATGGTCAAACACGAACTCGTACAGACTTTTCCCGAAGCTGCAAAGATGATTCAGTTGGCCCTGACAATTCCTGCCACGAGGATCTCAGCCGAAAGGGCCTCGTCAGCTTTGAGTCGGATTAGAAGTTGCACTAGAAGTAGTATGAAGAAAGAGAGGCTCTCGGCTCTAGCCCTCGTCGCCATTGAGAAGGGAAGATTAGTGAAAATGGAACAAAGTTCTTCTTACGACTTCCACGAAAAAGTCATCGATATTTTTGCTAGTCACAAAGGGAGAAGATTGGAATTCATGTATAAGTAG